The following nucleotide sequence is from Oligoflexus sp..
ACGGAAAACAGATCGGATATCAGAAGCTTTGACGTTGTCATCCGGATTGGTTGTCACGTACCTCCAGTAGCTCTGCTCATCAACATTGGAATAGATCACGCCTTTGTGCTTCACAAGATCCCTAGGTCGTTTCGGTGTGCCGAATTTTTCCAGATAAGCCGGACTTGCCACTGTTACGTGGCTGATTCGAGTGATTTTTCGTGCAACCAGGCTTGAATCGTTCATCCGACTGATCCGAACAGCCAGGTCATATCCCTCTGCAATCACGTCCACCATACGATCATTGAAATCGAGATCGATCTGAAGCTGTTCATGCTGAGAGAGGAACTTTCCAAAAAGGGGCGAAAGGTATTGAATACCGAAAGACATCGGACTACTAACTCGAAGCTTGCCTGTGAGTTGTCCCGTGTTGTTATGAGCAAAGTTTTCCAGGTTATCAAAATCTTCAAGAAGCTGTATCGCACGATCGTAGAATATCCGGCCCGCCTCTGTCAGGCAAAAGCTGCGGGTGCTTCGTTGGATAAGCCGAGCGCCTACGCGAGCTTCGATGTCGGCTATTCGCTTGCTCACCGCAGATTTCGCCAGCCCAAGGCGCTTCGAACCCGCTATAAATCCATTTTCATTCACAACGGCAACAAATGTCCCGATATCTTCGATACGAATTTTCATCAGGTCCTTCCGATGTTCTCGAGCAGAGGATTAAAGCATCGCTTTATACAAGAGCACATTGGGAAGGCACGAGGCAATACCTATGAAACAGTGAACGTCTTTCGGAGAGAGATGCTTATCCCTGTCAATGCATCCATAGGCTCGTATGAGATCGCTTAGGGTTATGTACTTTTTCTCCTGGAAATGCTGAGTACCCAGGTAATGGCTGCGGGATCTCTGACGTTTTCTACGGGGCACACCGTGCGGCGGGCTGCAGCGCTTTGATTATAAAAATTTTGCTCGCGTTAAAGGCTCACGCATTGTCCGATCACGCGGGATCTTTCGCGGCTTGTAGAGTTCGGGGCACTGTATCCGCGCAGCAGCGGCGGGCCATACCTATGC
It contains:
- a CDS encoding LysR family transcriptional regulator, which translates into the protein MKIRIEDIGTFVAVVNENGFIAGSKRLGLAKSAVSKRIADIEARVGARLIQRSTRSFCLTEAGRIFYDRAIQLLEDFDNLENFAHNNTGQLTGKLRVSSPMSFGIQYLSPLFGKFLSQHEQLQIDLDFNDRMVDVIAEGYDLAVRISRMNDSSLVARKITRISHVTVASPAYLEKFGTPKRPRDLVKHKGVIYSNVDEQSYWRYVTTNPDDNVKASDIRSVFRVNNGEALREVAIAGCGIAALPTFIVHNAVREGKLKVILKGFEREPIDLYAVYPSRKNLPLKVRTFVDFLQKEFQSGPYWEKDVFGKG